The DNA region TGCGCTCATGGCCGCCTTTCCGTTGTATTCCTTCTGGAAAATTGGTCTGGATGTTAAATTAAACATTGCCGCGACAATCTTCTGGATGGCGGCGGTGCTGCCGACCCTTTATCCCCGTTCCAGGAAAATAGCCGACAAGCTGGCGGCGCTGCTGGTGATCATTCCCTATGTCTATCATGTTGTTTATTTTCATGACATCATTGAGCGGGCCATGATTCCCGAAGCATGGGATCTGGTGCTGAGCTTCGGACTTACGCTGCTGCTGCTCGGCCAGGTGTACCGCTACATCGGGGCTATCCTGCCGTGCCTGGTACTCACCTTTCTTCTCTACAACCTTCACGGGGATCTGATGGGGGGCATCTTTTCCCACGCCGTTTTCGGCTTCGACCTGCTGCTCGCCAAGCTCTACAGCGAGACGGAGGCCGGACTTTTCGGGATGATTACCGGCGTATCGGCGAAATATCTCGTTTATTTCACGATCATGGGCGGAATTATCGGGGTTTTGAACCTGGGAAAAATAATCGGCAATATCGCCTCGCTCGCCTCCCGCGGCCGGGCGGACGGCCCCGGAATCGTCACGGCGATCGCCTCGGTTTTCATGGGCATGTTCAGCGGCTCGGGCGCCGCCGACACCCAGTTCGTTTCGACGATCAGCAAACCGATGTACGAAAAAAGCGGATATGACAAGTACACGGCCGCCGGAATCGCCGCCACTTCCGGCACAATCGCGATGATCACCCCGCCGGTGCTGGGATCGCTCGCCTTTGTCATGGTGGAGATCCTCTCCATTCCCTACCTGTGGGTATGCATCATGGCGATCGGCCCCATGTTGCTCTATCTGATCGCGATTCTCGCCTACAACTATTTTTACGTCAAGAAGATGGGACTCAAACCGATCGTCCATGACGAAAACTACGGCTGGGGATATTTCCGGCGTTATTCGTATATCTTTCTGCCCCTTTTAATCATCGTGGGCTTTATCTACTGGGGATATTCAATCAGTCTCGCCGTCGTTCTGGCGATTTTTCTCTTCGTAGTTCTGGTTTATATGGACCGGACGATTCGTCCCAAAAGCCCGAAGGTGCTGTTAGACGGACTGGCAAAAGGATTTTCTTCATTGATTCCGATTGGTTCGGCGGTTGTCTGCGCAAACCTGATTTTGACCTTGATGGTAATGACCGGCCTCTCCAACAAATTTGCCCAGCTCCTGTCGATGATTTCCGGAACAAGCATCCTTGTCGCCTCGATTTTTACGGCCGTCTTCACGCTGATTCTCGGAATGGGAATCCCGCCTACGGCCTCTTATGTGGTGGCATCGTCCCTGACAGCGCCGGCCATTCTGAGTATAGCAATGGCAAATGGCATTCCGCAGCAGGCCGCGCTGCTTTCTGCGCATATGTTTCTTATGTACTACGCCATCCTCGCCGACGTTACGCCGCCTGTGGCGCTTTCCGCATATGCTTCGGCCTCGGTTTTCCTGACCGATCCACTTAAAACCGGTATTTACGCCGCAAAGGTCGCGCTTCCCAAATACCTGCTGGGTTTTTCCTTCATCCTGACCTATCAGGGCACATCCCTGTTGATTATCCCCATGTGGACCACCACCAGCGCAACAATGGCGATATCGGGCTTTCTCATCCGTCTGGCAGAAGTGTCAGTCGGGGCAATCGCGATGGCCGCCGCAACGGCCGGATACGCCCGCCGTCCGCTACGCAAATGGGAATCCTGGGTCCTGGGAATATTTTCGGTGGGGCTGTTCATCCCCAATTACTGGTTCGATCTGGCGGCCCTGCCGGTCTTGATCTGGTTTTTTCTCATCAGTAAAACCAAAGCGCCGCTTAATTCCGATATATCCGGCGGCGAGGCGTAAGAAATGGCGTTTTTTAGAAAGCAAATCATTAACTATGGAGGTATGAAAATGAAGAAGATCATCGGTATTATGTTGGCTGTTTTTCTGTTATCGGCGGGAACCGCGTTCGCCGAGGAAAAGCCCAAAATCATCATCACCACAGGCGGCATGGGCGGGGTTTATTTCTACTACGGGACAACCGTTGCCGAAATCCTGACTAAACACGCCGGGGTTGACGCGACCGCCATTCAGACAGCCGCCTCGGTTGATAACCTCCTTCTTATTCAGCGCCGCACCGACCCTTCCAAAAACACCTACTACATGGGCCTGATTCTTCCCGATTCCGCATATCTTGCCTATACCGGCAAGCATAAGCGTTTCGCGGATCAACCGGCAAAAGAAACCCGCATCCTGTGGACAATGTATCCCAATTATCTTCATCTGATCACTGCCTCTGGGTCAGGGATAAAAACCGTTGCCGATCTAAAAGGGAAACGGGTCTCCACCGCGGCACCCGGATCCGGCACCGAAGTTGAGGCATTTCTGGTACTGGAAACAGCCGGGATAAAAGCTTCAGACTTCGCCAAACAAGAGCGTCTGGGGGCCGCAGAGTCGGCGGAAGCGCTTTCCCAGGGGACGATTGACGCCTATTTCTGGTCCGGCGGCCTGCCGACGGGTTCGGTTGTCGAACTGTCCACAACCCTGGCGCGCAAGGGTAAAAAGATCGAATTCGTTGACATGGATCCCAAGAGCGAACTGGTCAAAGAGCTGCTCAAGCGGTTTGCCGGGGTAATGGAATCGGGCGCCATTCCCAAGAAGGTTTACAATACGGACAAAGACGTCAATACGCTGGTTTTCTGGAATCTGTTCATGGGGCCGGAAAGCCTGCCGGAAAAATACTCCTACGCGATCACGAAGGCGCTGTTTGAAAATGTCGGCCAGTTGCAAACTGCGGTCAAGGCAGCGAAGGACACAAATCTCGGCAATGCGACAAAGTCGTATGGCGGAGTCATCCCCTATGATCCGGGCGCATTGAAATATTACAAGGAAAAGGGCGCTATAAAATAACGCCTCGCTGATTTCTTGCCGGAAGCGGCGTCTGGACATTTCTCCCGGACTGCCGCTTTCGGCATGTTTTTCCCTGCGCCTCTTCAGCAACGACTCAGCGCTTTAAAAGGGCGCGGGTTGCTTAATTGCTTAAGCATAAACATGCGTTAAAAGATTGTTACCGGCGGTTTTATGCGCAGAATTGGTTGGGCGAAGATTGCAGGGGCGCTGCTGCTTTTCGTCCTGATTTTTTTGAGCGCATTTATCCGCCCCGTCAAGGTCACAACCGAACGGGGCAGCTCCACACTCCTGCTCTGGGCCTGGCAAAATGGGCGGATAGACTTCATCAACTCCGTAACCGGCCACCCGGTTGCAATGCGCTTCGCGCTGCCCTGGCGTTTCTCCGGATTCTCCGCCCAGACCGACGCCGGAACCGAGGAATACTACACAATGGGACTCTATCGCTGGAACGATCAGTTGGCAAAGGAGAGCACCCGCAATATCAACTACTGCTCCGAAGTCGGGGTTGCTATCACCTTCGGCAAACAAATCATCCGCACCAAGGGCGGCTGCATCCGCGCCACCCTCCTCTGGCCTCCCTCGTAATGAAGGCCTATCCTTCTTTTTGACTTCCACCCATTTTCCCATCATTGGCGGCGACAGGATTTGAGGGGTTGATGGAAGCGAGTTCTGAATTCATCCGCTTGGTTAATTGGTGGAAGGCGACCCGCATTGGTTCGGATATCGATGCGCTGCGCGGAATCTTCAGCGACATTGGATTGATCGGCCGGTCGTCGATCCTCATTTCGTAATGCAGGTGGGGACCTGTGGCAAGCCCGGTCGCGCCGACATATCCGATAACCTTGCCTTGGCTTACCTGCGCACCGCTCTTTACGCCCTTGCCGATCTTCGATAAATGCCCGTAATAGGTGTCGTAGCCGTTTCGATGTCTGATGATTACCAGTTTTCCGTATTGTCCCTTGCACCCGGCAAAGAAGACCTTTCCGTCACCGGCAGCGGAAACGGGTGTTCCCTTTGCCGCCGCATAATCGATGCCTTGATGGGGACGACGGATTTTCAAAATCGGATGATACCGTCCCCCGGAAAAACCTGAGCTGATGCGCCTGAAACTAAGCGGCGACTTCAAGAAGCTCTTTTGGAGGGATTTTCCGTCTTCGTCATAATAATGTATTTTACCATTCTGTTCAAAGGCATAAGCCCGATAGACGGTGCCGGTGCTTGTGAACTCGGAAGCAAGAATCGCCCCAAATTTTTTGAATTGGCCATCACGGTAGAGTCCTTCAACAACGATTTTGAATGAATCGTTCTTTCTTAGATCGGTCGTAAAATCGATGTCCCAAGCAAAGATGTCGGAGAGTTGAAGGGCCAAAAGAAGATTTTCATCCCCCTCGCCCAGGGAAGCGATCAGATTGTCCTTAATCGTTCCCCCGAGATGAAGGATTCTCTTTTCATAAAGGACGGGGACTTTTTCGGCGCGGTATCCCTCGTTCGTGCGGTTGATGTTCAGAAATGAGTCGTCATCGATCCCGTAAGCGAAGGAATGAATCTGCGAACCCTCGCCGAGGACAATCTTGTAGGGGCGGCCCGGATATAGTTCCCGCAATCGGTGGATGTTCGCAGAGGCCTCGCGTATTTTGTACAACTCACTGATATCGAGTTTGTATGTTTTGAAGATGTCAAAGAGCGTTTCGCCCTTTTTGATCTTGCCGCTGATTTCGCGGAACTCCTGATTTTGGGGTTGCGGCGCCTCCTCGGTGTTGGTGAAGAAACTCATAGAGCCGACAAGGGCAATAAGAGCAGCAACCACGATCGCGGTCTTTAAAGAAGCCATTTTCATCAAATTGTTCCCTTTTGATTCAAGCCTGAAGCTATGTTACATTTCAATCATTGGCGTGGCATCTATCACAGGCGCCCTTTTCTTGTCAATAAAACTTGATCGAGAACCGAAGGCATGCAGAACAAGCAGGACATAATATCCAACATTATTGATAACATAAGAGCAGAAGTCATGCCCCAGGTCGGCGACGTTATTCAGACGGCCAACCGCAACCCGGTCAAGAATGTGGATGATTTTGTGAAGACCATTGAGAAAGCCAAAGGCGGCGGACTTCAGGAATGATTCTCCCCGAGTGCGTGGCGGCAGCATGAAATCCTTACCTTCATGCTTTTAAAAGCGTCCAGATGCCGATGACGATGAAACCAGTTCCAGCAAGATAACTCAGATATTTTTCGTTGACATACTGATTTATAAAACCACCGGCCAGCACCCCGATTCCGGAGGCAACGACAAGGGCCAGCGAAGCCCCAATGAAAACTGTCAACTTACTTACATCCTTGTCCGCGGCAAAAAGCAGTGTTGCCAATTGAGTTTTGTCGCCAAGTTCGGCGATGAAAACGGAAGAAAACACGGTGAGCAGTACCTTGATGTCCATAAATCCTCTCGTTTCTATTCTTGATAGGGTGCAATAACGAATAGCATCCAGCGCCGCGGCACGCCATGAGCTCCATCGGAGATAGCCTATGAATTAACTACCCCGCCGCAAGCAGCGGGGTATCTTTTCGGGATAATTTTCCTTTTTCGCCGCAAGCGGCGGGTAATTTACCCTGAGAGATTAAACGTTTTCCCGCACAAATCCAAAATAGCCAAACAAAAGCCCGAGCAGGAGCGCCACGTACGGATAAAGCTGCAGGGCTCTCTCTGTCGTGCTGAGGGATTCGGACAACCGCTTGATGAATCCGGGAAAAACGATGAGGAAAACGCCTTTAACAAGGGCTATCCAGCCAATAATCGTGATCAGGACAGTCCAGTCTGGTTTCCAAAAATTGTGATAATGCACGACCAGGAACCCGACTATAACCGCCATAAACCCTGTCAGATAGGTTAGTCCCGCGTTTTTGTAAATGTCCTCCGCGAGCCTCCGATAATAATCTCTGCTTAAAAACCCGCCCAGCGCAGCCGACAGATATATTACCGCGGTGATTTTTGCGATAAATACGGATAGTTCCATATCACCCTCCTGCTTCATCCTTTCTCGTTGTATTCCGTGAAGACCTCTTGCAATTGCCGAAATGACGACGGCTTGTATTTTTCAAAATTTTCTTCGTCCACATAAACGAAGTCGCACTTCACATCTGTCTGCACCCGGTTAACATCTTTCCACCATTGCGCGAGCCGCGCCATCTTCAGCGGCACGTCCGTTTCTTCCTGCCCTTTGGTTTCGACAATGACAATCCGCTTGTCCGACAGTTTGACCATAAAATCCGGGTAGTAGTTGGAGATATCGCCTTTTGCGTTCACATAGTCAAGCTTGAAATGAACGGCCCTGTAGTTCTTCGCGAAAGAGACCACATCACTGCAATCTTCCAGGAAGGCGGCAAGCTGAAACTTATTTCCTCTTTATTGTCAAGAATCGCAGTAAAACCTTTTTCATCCTCAAATATCAGATATTGATTACTATTTACCTTAAGCTCTTCGTTAAACTGAGCGGCGGCGAAGGCATCAAGCTTTTGCGTATCCACAAACTTATCCCATGTCACAAAATCGATTCCCTCGTTCTTGACGGCAAAAAAGAAATCGGCGCCATAGCCTTCCCGATCAAAAACCATGACAGGCATCTCATCAATATCATTGCTCCATTTATTCTTTAGTGACCATATTGGTCCGACCAGAAACCATGAATTGTTGTAAGGGCGGTTCGCGAACCTCCCCTACATTCCTCTTGAATCGTTGTTCCTTTCATGCTACCGGGGGCGGCATGAAGGCATCTATAATAAAATTTCTGCACACATTAAACCCCGCGTTGGGGCGTCTGAAGACCTTATTGAATTCCACCGATAACCATATTAATTATTTGCCCACATTATTCCGTCTGCTCATCGCATTTGCCATAATCTTCGCCGTCGCAATTTTTGATCCGAAAACGATCTCCAATCCGGCCGCCTCGCCGGAGGACAAGGCCAACGAGGATCTGAGCCGGTACGAATATCCCAGCATCAAGGAAATAGGCTGGCAGGGACACTTTGTCCGGCCGCAGGACAGTTTGGAGAGGCTCTTCGGCAAAGACTGGCTCGCCATTGCCCGCTTCAACCGGATAGACCGCCGCCACGTTTACCCCGGCATGACGATAAAAGTCCCTGAAAACATAGATAAGATTAAAGATTACACCCCGATGCCCGCCCAATATGAAAAGGCAAAAACGCACGCAAAATACATCCTGCTGAACATAACGGAGCAATGGATCGGGGCCTACGAATATGGCCGCCTCGTTTTTTCGATGCCGGCGGCAACCGGAATGGAGGGGCACCTTACCCCGGTCGGAATGTTCAGCATTAATGCGTACCATCGGAAGCACACCTCGTCGCTTTACAAAACCGCCACAGGAACACAGCAGTACCCGATGGACTACGCTCTGCTTTTTCATATCGATAAAGAAAACATTTTATATTGGCTTCACGCCCGCGATTTGCCCGGCCGGCCGGCCTCTCACGGCTGCGTCGGCCTCTCCGACGAAGATATGCAGTTGCGCACCTACGGCGTCCCCGAGAAGCCGCTGATTAATGACGCAAAAAAGCTTTACGCCTGGACGATCGGCGAGGAACTTTTCGCCCTTGACAACGGAAGAACCCAACCACTTGCCAACAAGGTGCCTCTGGAAATTTTCGGCGACCTGCCGAAAAGACTTCCCAATTCCCGTTCATATGAAAATTAAATGTAACTGCTCAGGTGTATAGTCCGTAGGCGTTTAGGCGGGTTGGGGTCATTGATTCGTTCTTTGCGCAGTCCTGACAGACTACAGTCTAAACAACCTGAGTAGTTACAATAGCATTGTAATTTTCACTTTTCGCAGACCGCTGACAGCTAAAAATCATTGGCATTACAGAATGAAATATTATAAAGATACCGATCTTTTAAAGGAGGCAGACAATAAAATATGGATAATGACCAACAATTCAAAGGCTCGTCAAAATACGTACTTGACGACGAACTTGCCAAGATCGTCAATGTTTCAATGGCGCTGGAAATGCCGCTCTTGCTGAAGGGCGAACCGGGTACCGGAAAAACGATGCTCGCCCACGCGATCGCCGAAAACCTCGGCATGCCGCTGATCGTCCTGAACGTCAAATCAAGCATGAAGCTCCTCGACGCGCTTTACCTGTACGACACGCTGACCCGCTTAAACGACAGCCGCTTCGGCGATTCCAAGCGGGATGTCAGCGATATCGGGGAGTATATCCGAATGGGCAAGATCGGCCAGGCCTTCGTCGCCGAAAACAGGACGGTGCTCCTGATCGACGAAATCGACAAGGCCGACACGGACTTCCAGGACGATATGCTCGACGTCCTCGACCAGATGCAGTTTGACATCATGGAGATAGACAAAACCATCACCGCCCGGAACCGCCCGGTAATCATCATCACCTCCAACGCCAAAAAGGATCTCTCCGATCCCTTCCTCGGGCGCTGCAATTTCCATCATATCGCCTTCCCCGATCCAGATATGATGCGGATGATTCTCAACGTTCATTTCCCTGCTCTCTCCGAAGGGCTGGCAAGGGCGGCGCTTACGACCTTCTACCGCCTCCGGGAACTGCGGGGAATCGAGAAGAAACCGGCCACGCGGGAACTGATAAACTGGGTGCGCGCCCTCAAGCTGGACCCTGATTTCAATATCGACAACCTCGAAAGGGGCAAGGATCTCCCGTATCTCGGCATTCTCTTCAAAAAGAGTATGGATTTGAACATTGCCCTCCAGCAGACGGGGAAAACGAAAAAGTAAAAATAAATATCGACAAATAAGGAAATTGCAGAACATTTTGTCATTCCCGAAAGCTTCGCTTGCCCACCCAGAGTTTACCCCCGCGGGGGCGGGAATGACAGAATCGAGAGTTTTGCAATTACCTCCATAGATAATAATTTACAGGGGAAATTAATTGTTTATCAATTTCTTTTATATGCTTAAGGAAAAGGGGGCGCCGGTCTCCCCCACCTCCTTTTTGCGCCTGCACAAGGCGCTTTCCCTCGGCCTGATCGACACCATTGACGATTTCTACACCGCGGCCCGTTCCATTCTCATCAAAAGCGAACGCTATTTCGACATCTACGACCAGGTATTCTCCAACTATTTCAAGGGAGTGGCTATGCCGGAAGGAGAAGACGCCGAAATTAACGAGGTCATGAAGGCGCTTCTTGAAGAATGGCTCAAAAACCCCAGGGAACTCGCCGATATGCTCGGCATCGATGAAAAGGAGCTAAAGCGTTTTACGCCGGAGGAACTGCTCAAGTACTTCATGGACCGCCTGAAGGAGCAGACGGAGGCCCATCACGGCGGCCGCAAATGGATAGGCACGGGCGGGTTCTCACCCGTGGGGCACTCCGGATATCACCCGGGCGGAATGCGCGTAGGCGGGGTTTCCCGGAACAAATCCGCGATAAAAGTGGCGATGGAGCGGCGCTATAAGGATTATAATCAGGAAGGCCCGATAACCGAGCTGCAGATGAATGAGGCCCTCAAGAAGCTCCGGATGATGCTTCCCCACGGACCGCGCGACGTCGTCAACGTTGATAAAACCATCTACGAAACAATGAGAAACGGCGGTGAGATAACCCTTGTCTTCGACCGCCGTCTGACCGACCGGCTGAAAATCGTGCTGATGATCGACAACGGCGGGTGGTCGATGGACCCCTATATCGAGATCATCCAGACATTATTCACCTATGCCCGCTCCCAGTTCAAGGAGCTGAAGATCTACTTTTTTCACAACACCATCTACAGCCATGTCTGGTCAGACCCCCAGCGCCACCTCCGGCCGGAGTCGATCGAGGAGCTCGCGCGGCTCGATCCGGAGACCAGGCTGATTATCGTCGGCGACGCGGCGATGGCCCCCTCGGAGCTTTCCTGGGCAAACGGCGCCCTCTATATCGACCAGCATGAAAACCGCAGCAGCGAGGAGCGGCTGAATCTGCTCGCCCGCACCTTTCGCCACTCCGTCTGGCTGAACCCCCAGGAGGAATCGAGCTGGAGCTATACCTGGACGATCGGTAAAATCGCCAACATCTTCCCCATGTTCGAGCTTACCTTGGACGGCTTGGACAAGGCGGTGCAACTCTTGATGAAACGCAACTAAAAATATTATGGAAAACAAGGAATATCTGGATATTAAGGCCATCGCCATTCTGCTCGCCCTGACGCTGCTGTGGGGTTTGAATTACCCTGTCATCAAATATACAAACCAGGGAATATCGCCAGTTTTTTCCTCGGCCATCAGGTCAGTCATCGCCTCGATCTTTGGGGTTCTCTACTGCATTCGGAAAAAAGAAACGCTGTTCCACACCGACATCAGACTTTTTCATGGGTTCATGGTGGGGCTGCTGTTCGGACTCGAATTTGCGTGCGTTTATTTTGGGATGCTCTACACCGATGCGGTCCGTTCGGTGCTCTTCGTTTATCTGAGCCCCTTCGTGGTAGCCGCCGGCGCCCATTTCCTGCTCAAGGGGGATCGTCTCACCTTTTTAAAAACCGCCGGGCTGCTGCTGGCCTTTGCCGGCGTTTTCGCCGTTTTCTGGGGAAAACCGAAAACCGCCGGCCCTTCAATGCTTTTCGGAGACATTTTAGAGATCACCGCCGGTTTTTTTTGGGGGGCAACCACCTTGTACATCAAGAAATTCATGGCCCAAAAGGTCGAGCCTATCAACACCTTCCTGTATCAGCTCGTCTTCTCAATCCCTATTCTCTTCATAGTGAGCCTCATTCTGGAGCCCAGATGGATTTACAAAATCGACTTTTTCATCATCCTGGCCCTCTTTTTTCAGTCGTTTATCGTCGCCTTCATCTCCTACCTGATCTGGTTCAAACTCATCCACCAGTATTCGGTAAGCAGGCTTTCCGCCTTTACATTTTTCACCCCTCTTTTCGGGGTGCTCTTCGGGGTAATCTTCCTCAATGAAGAATTGACCCCTTCTTTGATGGTTGGCCTGCCGCTGGTTTCGCTGGGAATCTTTATCGTCAACTGGAGACGGCGAACGATTTAATCGGGAGATTTTTGACAAAAAAACCGCCCGGGCGATTGCAATAATCAGACCGGGCGGCAGTTTAAACTGGCAGCCGGCGATCAATGATGATCTCCGACTGCCGAAAACACTACCTTGCCAAAGCCGCTTCCTGGCGCTTTGCAGAAGCGGCCAAAGCTGCTAAGATGTTTTGCCGTTCATTGCCAGAATCGGCTTCACTACGCCGCGGAAAGCCTTCGCCGCTTCAGTTTCGCCAAAATGAGAAACAAACGGTTCCCCGTTGTCCGAGGTCTCGACGATGCGCGGATCAAGCGGGATGGTTCCCAAAAACGGCACACCCATTTCGTGAGCCATCTTTTCTCCGCCCCCGGTCTTGAAGACGTTGATAAGCTTGTTGCAGTGCGGACAGATGAGCCCGCTCATATTTTCGACGACTCCGGTCACCGGAACCTTTACCTGCCTGCAGAAACTTATGCATTTTCTGACGTCGTTCAGGGATAGATTCTGCGGGGTCGTAACAATGACGGCGCCGTCAATGCCCGGGATAAGCTGCGCGACCGACAGAGGCTCATCGCCTGTCCCCGGCGGGAAATCCACTATCAGGTAATCCAGGTTTCCCCATTCCACGTCAGTCAAAAGCTGTTTGATGACGCCCATCTTCATCGGCCCCCGCCAGATTACCGCATCATCCTTGTTCGGGATAAGGAAGCCTATAGACATGACCGACAGGTTCTCGCCGTACGGAACCGGCAGCATCTTTTCCCCCTTCACCTCCGGAACAACGCCCTCAAGCTTCAACAGGGTCGGGATGCTCGGCCCGTGAAAATCGGTATCCAGCAGGCCCACCTTCTGCCCTTCCATTGCCAGCGCCACCGCGATGTTGGCGGCGACCGTGCTCTTGCCGACCCCGCCCTTCCCGGAAAGCACCATTATCTTATGCTTTATCTTATTCAAGCTGGTATTGAGCTCCATTGATTCTGTAAGCGACTTGAGACTGTCCGCTCCCTGGCTGTTTTCTTCACTCATTTATTTTGTCCTTTCATAATTTTTTGTTTTCCCTTTTGCCTTATTCCTGTGAGGCAATATAGATATCGTGACACTGAAAAGCAAGCCTGAAAAATAAAAAAACGGCTTTTTTGCGCTTTCCGTCATCACATCCATCCCTCTTCTCAGATAGCGCTTTGCCTAAGGGCCTGTCCGCAAATAACCTGGGCAAGATTGCGCTCAGATTTGGGCTGGATTTGGTTGCGGCGATTGAACAAAACCGCAAACGTAGCAGCGCTACGTTGAGGATTTTGTGATTGAGCCACAGCCAAAGATGGCCCAAAGATGAGATGCAAGATGTTCAGGTTATTTGTGGACAGGACCTTAGCTTGAAGACAAACCGCAACCATTCGGGGAAGCGCGGCTCTTTGATCTCCGGATAGATCCCCGCGTATGGTTTTATGTCTATTATCGGGCTGCCGTCAACCGCTTCGAGCCCCTTCACCCTCAAAACATTGCCGTCACGCTCCAGCAGTTCTGCCGTTGACACCAGAACAGGGTTGGGACGGGCGGGGCTGCGGGTGGCAAATATCCCGGTTTCGGGAAATTCCTTCAACCCCATCGGGTGAACGTGGACAAGTGTCCGCTTTTTCTCTGCCAGGAGATGGGGCCAGTAAAGAACCACAATATGGGAAAATTCCTCTATGCCGTCCAGCAATCCTTCCAGCCCAGGATCGATCGCCAGCTCGGAGACAAGGGCCTCGATTTGCCGCATCTGCTTGCGTATTTCTTCCCCCTGCTCCTGCAGCTTGGCCGTATCGTCCACGCCCCTTTTCAGCGGCGCCTTCAAGGCACTGCGAACAACCCCGACCGGCCGCACAATCAACTCTTTCCGCCAGTTTTCTCCATTCATTGTTTCCATCCTAACCTCGCTTTTATTAAACCCATTGCAATGAATCACCTATGAAAATCAAGCCCTTATCCCATCCCAGTCCGGATGGACCAAGGGGCGTCTGCGCATAACTGCAAAGATAAATTGCCGGCGCTTATTCCTCCTTAATATCCAGGCGGGCAATAAGCAAAAGGCTCGCCAGCACGGCGCAGCCGACAATAATAAAGGCCAGTCCAAACTTGCCCGCATCGCCGAATATTCCCAGAAAAACAGGGACCAGCCCGGCGCCGACCAGATTGGCAATGAATACCGTAATAGCGACAGCCAGACTGCGGGCGGTTACGGGGACTATCCGCGAGAGCGCGGCAAATCCTGCCGGAAAGAAGCCCCCCGCAAGCACCGGCTGCAGAAAAACCATTAGGGCAACCCATCTTCCCGGAATGATGCCCAGGAGGATCACCACCAGTCCGTTAAAGAAAATTACCAGGGCCATCGTCGGCTTGGCGCCGAAACGATCGACTATCCAGC from Syntrophales bacterium includes:
- a CDS encoding TRAP transporter fused permease subunit produces the protein ALMAAFPLYSFWKIGLDVKLNIAATIFWMAAVLPTLYPRSRKIADKLAALLVIIPYVYHVVYFHDIIERAMIPEAWDLVLSFGLTLLLLGQVYRYIGAILPCLVLTFLLYNLHGDLMGGIFSHAVFGFDLLLAKLYSETEAGLFGMITGVSAKYLVYFTIMGGIIGVLNLGKIIGNIASLASRGRADGPGIVTAIASVFMGMFSGSGAADTQFVSTISKPMYEKSGYDKYTAAGIAATSGTIAMITPPVLGSLAFVMVEILSIPYLWVCIMAIGPMLLYLIAILAYNYFYVKKMGLKPIVHDENYGWGYFRRYSYIFLPLLIIVGFIYWGYSISLAVVLAIFLFVVLVYMDRTIRPKSPKVLLDGLAKGFSSLIPIGSAVVCANLILTLMVMTGLSNKFAQLLSMISGTSILVASIFTAVFTLILGMGIPPTASYVVASSLTAPAILSIAMANGIPQQAALLSAHMFLMYYAILADVTPPVALSAYASASVFLTDPLKTGIYAAKVALPKYLLGFSFILTYQGTSLLIIPMWTTTSATMAISGFLIRLAEVSVGAIAMAAATAGYARRPLRKWESWVLGIFSVGLFIPNYWFDLAALPVLIWFFLISKTKAPLNSDISGGEA
- a CDS encoding TAXI family TRAP transporter solute-binding subunit, translating into MKKIIGIMLAVFLLSAGTAFAEEKPKIIITTGGMGGVYFYYGTTVAEILTKHAGVDATAIQTAASVDNLLLIQRRTDPSKNTYYMGLILPDSAYLAYTGKHKRFADQPAKETRILWTMYPNYLHLITASGSGIKTVADLKGKRVSTAAPGSGTEVEAFLVLETAGIKASDFAKQERLGAAESAEALSQGTIDAYFWSGGLPTGSVVELSTTLARKGKKIEFVDMDPKSELVKELLKRFAGVMESGAIPKKVYNTDKDVNTLVFWNLFMGPESLPEKYSYAITKALFENVGQLQTAVKAAKDTNLGNATKSYGGVIPYDPGALKYYKEKGAIK
- a CDS encoding M23 family metallopeptidase; its protein translation is MASLKTAIVVAALIALVGSMSFFTNTEEAPQPQNQEFREISGKIKKGETLFDIFKTYKLDISELYKIREASANIHRLRELYPGRPYKIVLGEGSQIHSFAYGIDDDSFLNINRTNEGYRAEKVPVLYEKRILHLGGTIKDNLIASLGEGDENLLLALQLSDIFAWDIDFTTDLRKNDSFKIVVEGLYRDGQFKKFGAILASEFTSTGTVYRAYAFEQNGKIHYYDEDGKSLQKSFLKSPLSFRRISSGFSGGRYHPILKIRRPHQGIDYAAAKGTPVSAAGDGKVFFAGCKGQYGKLVIIRHRNGYDTYYGHLSKIGKGVKSGAQVSQGKVIGYVGATGLATGPHLHYEMRIDDRPINPMSLKIPRSASISEPMRVAFHQLTKRMNSELASINPSNPVAANDGKMGGSQKEG
- a CDS encoding TMEM165/GDT1 family protein, with the translated sequence MDIKVLLTVFSSVFIAELGDKTQLATLLFAADKDVSKLTVFIGASLALVVASGIGVLAGGFINQYVNEKYLSYLAGTGFIVIGIWTLLKA
- a CDS encoding L,D-transpeptidase family protein, translated to MKASIIKFLHTLNPALGRLKTLLNSTDNHINYLPTLFRLLIAFAIIFAVAIFDPKTISNPAASPEDKANEDLSRYEYPSIKEIGWQGHFVRPQDSLERLFGKDWLAIARFNRIDRRHVYPGMTIKVPENIDKIKDYTPMPAQYEKAKTHAKYILLNITEQWIGAYEYGRLVFSMPAATGMEGHLTPVGMFSINAYHRKHTSSLYKTATGTQQYPMDYALLFHIDKENILYWLHARDLPGRPASHGCVGLSDEDMQLRTYGVPEKPLINDAKKLYAWTIGEELFALDNGRTQPLANKVPLEIFGDLPKRLPNSRSYEN
- a CDS encoding MoxR family ATPase, which produces MDNDQQFKGSSKYVLDDELAKIVNVSMALEMPLLLKGEPGTGKTMLAHAIAENLGMPLIVLNVKSSMKLLDALYLYDTLTRLNDSRFGDSKRDVSDIGEYIRMGKIGQAFVAENRTVLLIDEIDKADTDFQDDMLDVLDQMQFDIMEIDKTITARNRPVIIITSNAKKDLSDPFLGRCNFHHIAFPDPDMMRMILNVHFPALSEGLARAALTTFYRLRELRGIEKKPATRELINWVRALKLDPDFNIDNLERGKDLPYLGILFKKSMDLNIALQQTGKTKK
- a CDS encoding DMT family transporter, whose translation is MENKEYLDIKAIAILLALTLLWGLNYPVIKYTNQGISPVFSSAIRSVIASIFGVLYCIRKKETLFHTDIRLFHGFMVGLLFGLEFACVYFGMLYTDAVRSVLFVYLSPFVVAAGAHFLLKGDRLTFLKTAGLLLAFAGVFAVFWGKPKTAGPSMLFGDILEITAGFFWGATTLYIKKFMAQKVEPINTFLYQLVFSIPILFIVSLILEPRWIYKIDFFIILALFFQSFIVAFISYLIWFKLIHQYSVSRLSAFTFFTPLFGVLFGVIFLNEELTPSLMVGLPLVSLGIFIVNWRRRTI